A stretch of DNA from Megalops cyprinoides isolate fMegCyp1 chromosome 17, fMegCyp1.pri, whole genome shotgun sequence:
GTAAGCTGATTGTGATTTAAACCTCTAAAAGCCATCTTCCCTCTTAATCCACTCCTATTTTTTGCCTCTGCCATAATAAGTACTACACAACGATTACAAAATGTGGGCCTTTTATGATATGGGCCTGATGCTAAAGGATATGCTCTGAATCAAGTGAGTTTGTaagaacttgttttttttcccttttttgtgctGAGAACCttaatttcatacatttgttcctttttcctgtttacATGATTTGCCTAGCAGACAGACTCATGCAGGGTAACGGTTTCCATTTTTACCATGTTGTCCACTGTTAAAGCTGcgtatttactggggcaattgttattttaaattacactactgttatttttttcaagcaaatgctcttatccagagcaacttacataggttacagtttttacatgctagccgtttatacagctggatatttactgaggcgtTTGtggtaccttgtccaagggtacagcagcagtgtcccagtgagAAATCACACCAGCAACGTTTTGGTTACGGGCCCAGCTGCAGgctataaatggataaaactgtaacctactgactgtaagtcgctccggataagagagtctgctaaatgacagtaatgtagtgCAACGGGTGCGGCTCACCATGCAGCATCTCCAGGACGGTCAGGCCGAAGAGGTCCTGCAGCACTCTCAGGGACAGCTTCCCGTCACACAGCAGCACGGGCCTCCTCTCGTCGATGAACACGTTCTCAGAAAGCTTCTTCTGCACGGGGCGGAGAGGGGGAAATGGGGCACGGGTGAATGATACAGAGGAGGGAGACCCACAACCCCACCAGCAGCCCACCTTTCAGCCCTATTCCACACACCAAGCACCCTGTGCAGCAGGGGTGACAGTTTCAGAATAGCTCCATATATAAACTCAGATTACATTAGATTGCTCACCACAAAAGAACATACagtaagtgtatccatttaagttaaatgagcaaccGTGTCAGACAAGGCTAACAACCctcccagactagtgagtgtgagcatgaaaCTATTCAAGCCCAACCCTCCAGTTAACTCGTGCAAACTGACTAGACAGTTAGGCTGCTATAAAGACTGCTATGAACATATAAACACAGGCAATAAGGCACTGCAAAACTGAACTGCCACTCATTGAAATGACACTCATTTGCTCTCCTTGGGAGAGACACTAGAATTATTTCAAACCAGTGAATCACATGACACATAAGAACACATGGCAGTGGCTCTCTTTCTGAGGTCTGTGAAGCCTCGCCCTCCCATAGCCACCAGTCACAACCCGGGGCTCCATAAGCCCTGAATGGACGACATCCAAAACCATGTCACCTTCAGTAATCCGCAGGGCGCCCCGAGACGAGCAGAGCAGCGAGCCAAAATGAAGTGGACCTCAGCAAAGATTAATTAGCCGGGATTAACAATTGCATCAGTGTGGCAGTGAGGCGTAGCAGCTTGGGAACCGGATTTGTGACTGACAGgactgcaggttcaaatcccagctgaatcctcaggcaaggtacttaacccgacTTGTCTTGGTTAATATGTCCAGTCGTGTAaattaacatgcaaaaatgaaagtCCCGGAAGAAGAGAATTTCTGCTGAGCCAATTAATAATGTGATACTGTGAAGAAATCATTCCTGCTTCATCAGATGGTCAAATATACAGTCTTACTGAGAATAATAAATCCAAAAGGCTGCAACTCATGGTAACTTTGAATGGACAgatgtcaaaatgttttctgtgtgcaaaACAACACACTCTGACCTTTGATTGGCAGCAGAGGCTCCATGAGACCAGTCAGAGCTCTGTCAGCGAAAAGAAAAGCAACTCTTCCATACTGGAgcagggggggggagggggatcgCACTGGCCTCCTGTCCCCAGACGCTCAGGGGCATGCCATGTCAAACCAACATGGCTGGCAGCCCATCCATCTCAGATTTAGCCACAATATTCACTCACCTGGATGTTTGACTATGTTAGTTTCAGAAATCaatcattttgtttgaattgCCCTTTCAGCTGTGAGCtggaaaaacatttacatttattcatttggcagacgcttttatccaaagcgaattacaagtgaggtacaatacaacacaagtgaaaaaccatacagagtcaacaatattagaagtactgcatgacataattccaaaggttggccatgcaaggtacaaactagcaggtaaagctaatgagtacgttaaaccattacaaccaaatcATTACATTAAACCACtgcaaccaaaccattacatttttttatagtttagtaaGAGACAGTTTAAAAACTCAACATAAAGTGAAATGTATCTGGAGAAATCCTTCTAAACTCAATCTGAACTTTACTATATTTTGTACTACCTCATTTGACATacaattatttttgcttttcagaaaaaaagaccacCTGGAGTTGTGAGGTTTCGAGACACTAGGTAGGCAGGCTTATTCTAACTCTAGCTCCATCTTTTACCCCCCCAAAATCCCTCAGGAATCAGTCTTCCAAAAGATACACAACACCTTTAGCTGCAGCCCCCACCCACCACTTTTTATCGAGAAGTTTAGAACAATACACCTAAAATGGGTGACCTTCTGTAGCTCCACAATAAAACACTCTGGACTGATGCCAGAAAGCTGCAAAAGGATGGAAATAATAAAGTTGCAGTTGCACACTTTCAATGCAGAGCAGATGGTGACTTTACATAAAATAGTGCGGTgcagacaaataaaacagtgcCCCCAAAACTGGAATTTTACATCAGTTTTGTATGGAGCGGGAATTTAGctatgaaaaaaaggaaagcttaTGCAATCCATGGAGTGAGCCTGGAGCTGAGGTCTTGAAtctgcctttttgttttgtaaaaacaaaatcattgcaCAAGTTTATTCCGAACAGAACTTAATCTGCCATAAGTCACAGCCATTCtctaatacactaaatacttCTGCCAGTGAGAATATCATGGTAGTCAAGCCAACTGAAAATACATGACAGAGGTGTGGCAGCACAGCAGTTTTGGGTACACCTTTTAACCTTAGCACAGGTCTTCTGCACACACAGCTCGATCAGGTGGGCTCCAAACCATGTGGCTCGGAGTATCCAACGCGTTTATTAACCTGGTGCACGAACTGTATGCGAGCATCACAAGTGCATTTAAACAGCTACGCTACACACATAGAGGACTGACATTAAATTTACTTACTGACATTTATTGCCTGTCTGCTTCTACATacacaccactgtgtgtgtgtgtgtgtgtgtgtgtgtgtgtgtgtgtgtgtgtgtgtgtgtgtgtgtgtgtatgtgtgtgtgtaaaaccaAAGTCCTTCAAACTTAACCTCTGGACAAGTCATCAAGGTCAACAATGTCAGAATAATCTGACAGCTGCTGACAGTATCGCTTTGGAATGCTCCACAAAAAGGCTGTTATCTTGTGgctaatgtaaaatatgtactaAATACTAGGcaagttattaaaaataaaccaggTATTTGAACACAGGTTCCCTGAATCAGAGCTTTCAATCATCATTATCCCACATTTAATTCACAAATTTAAATCGCCTTCGCGGCTTAATAATCTTCATTACTAGCATTAATGCCAATCCATTCAGCTGTTGCAGTGACACACAATGACACTCGCAAAATGGCAGCTCTCTGATTGGTAATAATAGAGGTGTCGTTGTTTAACCTAGGAAAGTCTTTCATGGGAGAGCACTGGGAATGCCTGTTAGCAACAGACAAACTCATCATTAATTGGGCTTAACTAAGCAGTTAAAAGAACTTAAGTCTGGATTTTGACATTAGCAAGCCCTTCATGAGAGAAAAATATGGTTGGAGATGTGAGTTCACTagtgaaatataaatgtagttATTTATGCAACTTATGTTTGATATGTTCTGCCCCTTTAGAAAATGAGTCATGTTCATTACCAAGAGAGCTCATTTGTAATGAAACACCGTGTGGGTACCTGGGCAGAATAATACTGGCTTTTAAAGAAAGCAGATGGGGCATCAGCCTCTGACATTGCTGGAAGCTAAACGTCCCTCTCACAGAACGACGGGCATACCTGACATGTGACGTTGATGTACGGTGGCTCAGCGCACGGCGGGTAGCTCGCCGCAGACTTCCTGCCGTTCTGGGTGAAGTCTCGGATCTCCGTCAGGCACTGCTGCACCTCGGCGAAGCGGGCGAAAATCCGCTCCATGTTGTGCGAGAGCTGGTCCGCCCGCCTCTCTGCCGACAGGCAGCTGCTCTTGGGCAGGGTGGGGTCGGAGTGTAGCCTGTCCGAGGCGTCCAGCCTCGGGGAGCAGGGCCGGCTGGAGTCCCGGCTGCCCTGGCCCAGCACGGCCAGGCTGGACAGGCGGTGGACGTGCTCCATGTCGAAGTTTTCCACAGTGATGGAGGACGTGCTGGACGCCCCTCTGTCCGAAAAGTCAGTCAGGCTGGTGGCAGGGCTGGGGTCGCTGCTCCgcacctcctccaccagcttCCTCTGGTTGCCGGGAGACGGCATCGCCGCGCCCGTCGGCAGTACCAGCTCCCTGATTCCACCCAGACGCTCCTCCTTGGGGAAGTTCTCCGAGTACCGCCTGCTCCCCGGGAAATTAAAGCCCAGGTCCTGGTGATTCTGAGCAGGCAGCGGGCTGGCCGCCTCGTCGCAGAGCAGCTCTTTGGTCATGAGCTGGATGAGGTACTTGTCCGTgttggaggaggggaggaaggcGGGGTCGTTGGACTTCTGCTTCCCcaccatcagcagcagcatcctGTCACTGAGGAAGCACAGCCCCTTGGGCCTCTCGTTCTTCTGCAGCTGGATCTGCTGGGTGTTGGGCATGGAGGCCGCGGCCACGCCATACACAAGCACCGTGTTGCAGGTGTTGGAGGCCACGGCTACGCTGCGCCCGCTGGGGTCGAACGCCAGGATATCCGGCACCAGGATGCCGGGGATGCTCACCTTCTTGGTGGTGGTGGCCTTGCGCTCGTACGTCACCACGATCAGGTGGGAGGAGTCCTGCCCTGAGCCTGTGAGGTTGTCCCTGCGCCGCAGGTGGATGAGCGGGCTGGGGTCCGACCGCCTGTGTTTCGCCAGGATGTGAGTCAGGTCCACCGGGCCGGACGGAGATGAGGCGATGTAGCCCAGCGGGAGGGACCTGTCCGAGTCTACCGACCGCCTCCGGGAGTCCCCGTAGCATTCGTCGTCCACCATCAGCACCGAGGGCTGCGAAGACCCCGATGACGCGTTGGAGGGGACGTCGAACGCCATGCCGGCGTTGAGCCCGCAGATCTTGTCCAGCGGCAGCTCGGTGGCCACGGCGACCTGGGCGTCCTCGGTGGACTCCAAGGCGCAGATGTAGCCGCCCACGTCGAATATGGGGCAGAAGGTGCAGGCGGTCAGGGTCTTCTGGATGTCGTTCCAGACGTAGGAGTGCAGGGCGCTGCCGATGGCAACGATGAGCCGAGTGCCGTCCCGCGTCCAGCAGGCGCAGTGGATCAGCCCGCTCCCCTTGATCTCCGCCTTCACCCGCCGGTTGTCCACGCGCACGGAGAACAGCACGGAGGCGTCGCGCTTGGTGAGGACGGCCAGCGCGTCGGCCTTGGGGTGCCACACGCAGCCCTGGGCGAGCAGGGGGAAGGGCTCGCTCATCTCGCAGGTCTGCGTACACAGCAGCTTGTTCTGCTCCAGggagctcagctgcagctgccagACGGTGACGTGCTTCTTGTGCTGGACGGCCAACAGGGCCGGCGTCTCCGCGCAGCAGAGCGGACCCCAGTGCAGGCCCAGCACGTGCTCGAACTGCCCGATGACATTGGTGTCGCCGAACTTGGCCTCCCCGCTGGCGAACTGGAAGGACGTGAGGCAGACCTGCCTGCCGTCCGTCCAGGCTATCCCGTGCACGGGGTGGATAGCCTGGTGTAGAGTGTTCAGACCGGTCCTCAAGAGCTTCACCTTCCCAAGATCCATACTTCAGTCAGACTCTCGCACAGAGCTGAAGGCTTGCGTTAAACCAACTGATAGAATGAATGCATTATCAATACGGGCAGATCCGTGCTCTGCCCCCGGTATAAATTAACTGCCTTGCTCTGCTCTTCAGATAGAATGCTATCGCACGCTAAGAATAGGCAAAGCCTCTTTCCTATCTCTTGCAGTGAGAACTCCTTAATCCTGTGGGCATGTACTCTACAAGCCCACAGTCTCGTCTGAGCTGATTATACCTAAATGACCTACTACTTTTCAGGTTCCGTTAAATGTGCTTTACATACTAGTTTAAATGTGATAGGGGGGAACCACTGACAAATATTTTAGCCTGATACTACCAGCGTATTAAAGACACGGCCgtgaaaaacaagaaatcagTATACAGACAGTTACTGTATTGTTATACATGTGCTATCACCTCAGGACTCGGAACTGTTTTATTATGTTCACAACGCAGTAAACGCTGGTCACACAAAAGGGAAACCAGACAATAATAGGCCCGAAATCGTTACCTAGCAAGCTCGCTAGCATGACATAAGTAGCTAACATTCTAGTTAACTTTACCTACACTAGCGAGTAGGAACTATGACTCTAAATAGTTACCCAGTTTGCGAGACGCTTCGCTAACAAGGGAGTTATCTAACGTGTTAGCTGCATTACAAAAGTCATGATATAGTTACCTTGGAAATTAACAAACTCATGCTAGCATATCTGTTTAGTAAACTCTCCAACGCAAGCTCAGCCCGGGGAATTCTTTCAAAATGCTCCATCACCTCACGCACGTTTTCCCGGGGTGAAAGTTGCAGTTACAGACCGGAACACGACGGAGAACGTGCTACGTGTGTGTTATGGGAAATGAAGTTTAATTATACTGGCTCTATTTTATGTATGAACACCAGAGGGCGAGCGAAAACAGCAAACGTCTATGACATGGAATTGAAATTTGGGCAATTAGTTTGGCAGTCTATGCAATCAATCTATGCAAAGATGTAAAAACACTATAGCCATAAACTCTCATTCTCtgtcatatacatatatggGCCTAAAACCTAAATGAATTTGAGATTTTAAATGCTGATCTGGATGGAAAACACAGATATTATGCCTAtgtgcaatttacattttacaatttacaagtacacaaacaaaagcagaaagcTTGAGGAGCTGTATAATCTaatttctattttctatttctCATTCTATTTTCTATGTCTGGAGGAAAGATTATAATTAAACAAGAttaataaaacagcaataaacTGTAACTTGTCCTTTTATACAACTGGAGTTAGGACGTGagattttttaaagcaaattagttttaaataaaaatttcagGTTTATTTTTGCTCCTGTcttaatacagtacagtaagtaCAGTATATTATCTGAGTGAATGATAGATatcattaacacagacacaaagtatAAGTTGAATGAGAGGACTACATGGAGAACAAGTCAACTTTCCTTTCCaacaaattaattcaaatataGCCAGAATGGCCTTTAACAAAACTCATAAATCATATATTCCGTAATAtaatttcagtgtctgtgtctgccgGTCTTGCTTCCGGAGCTGCTTGGACTTAATGTAGTCTCACTTAAATGGAACACAGGGGTAATCAATACTTATCAGATGCTAGTCTGCAATCTTTTAATGGACTCTGTTTCCCTTTCAGGAATTCACCCAATTAGATAGAGGCAAATGATATTCAGGAAGCGCAATGGGTGAAAGGCAGAGTTCACTGTGTATGAAAACACAAGAAGGAAATGTAGCGtacttttctttcctttctgtatAACCACACCCAAAGAAACCAGTCATTGTTTCAACTCATGTACGAGAATAATTTCCAGAGTGGACCTGCAGGCATTAGCTAATGGGAGCAACACAGGTCCCACTGTTAGAGGCCCATACGGACAGGTCTATACTCAGTCCTGGCAGC
This window harbors:
- the LOC118792666 gene encoding WD repeat and coiled-coil-containing protein, which gives rise to MDLGKVKLLRTGLNTLHQAIHPVHGIAWTDGRQVCLTSFQFASGEAKFGDTNVIGQFEHVLGLHWGPLCCAETPALLAVQHKKHVTVWQLQLSSLEQNKLLCTQTCEMSEPFPLLAQGCVWHPKADALAVLTKRDASVLFSVRVDNRRVKAEIKGSGLIHCACWTRDGTRLIVAIGSALHSYVWNDIQKTLTACTFCPIFDVGGYICALESTEDAQVAVATELPLDKICGLNAGMAFDVPSNASSGSSQPSVLMVDDECYGDSRRRSVDSDRSLPLGYIASSPSGPVDLTHILAKHRRSDPSPLIHLRRRDNLTGSGQDSSHLIVVTYERKATTTKKVSIPGILVPDILAFDPSGRSVAVASNTCNTVLVYGVAAASMPNTQQIQLQKNERPKGLCFLSDRMLLLMVGKQKSNDPAFLPSSNTDKYLIQLMTKELLCDEAASPLPAQNHQDLGFNFPGSRRYSENFPKEERLGGIRELVLPTGAAMPSPGNQRKLVEEVRSSDPSPATSLTDFSDRGASSTSSITVENFDMEHVHRLSSLAVLGQGSRDSSRPCSPRLDASDRLHSDPTLPKSSCLSAERRADQLSHNMERIFARFAEVQQCLTEIRDFTQNGRKSAASYPPCAEPPYINVTCQKKLSENVFIDERRPVLLCDGKLSLRVLQDLFGLTVLEMLHGSMWIVLVADAEGFVPLTFKPKEELTVRNGKRKLPANSTGSDEGSRVESPPVLNSEN